GAATTACGAGCCTTGAGCAAGAAGAATTATCAGCGGAAGCTTAAACTTCCTGACGCAATTGTTGTTGCCACGGCCTTTTTGTACTCTGCCACTCTGATCACACGGAATGTTGATGATTTCAAGTATCTTCGGGATTACGGCCTGCGCCTATGGAATCCATTTGAACAGTACGAATAATATTTAATGAAATGCGGCAAGAAGCCTCCACTCTTTAGGTGGGGGAAGAATTGTTGCTTTTTGTTTCGTTTTAATGCGGTTCTCCTTTATTTTTATGAAATTAATTAGGTTTTATGTAAAATATGGTATGTTTTAGTTTTTTATTCCACCATTCCCATTAACATTTTTGTCGCAAGGAGGTAACGTCTTTGAAGAGAGCTTCGGCTCAATATGAAGGACAACCTATGAACTCCGGCGATCAGGCCTTTTTGCTGTTGGCCTGTTCGTTTACGGGACTTTTGGTGATTGCCAATGTCCTGGCAGTGAAACCAGTCCCTATCGGCGGCGCCATCGTTGTCCCAGCCGCCGTAATAGCCTATTCATTGACATTCCCCATTACCGATGCGGTGACCGAAATCTGGGGCAGGAAGCGGGCCAATGCCCTGGTCTGGTCTGGCCTGGTAGCCTCTCTTTTGGCTGCGGTCCTGGTCCAGCTGGCAATGTATATGCCCTGGGCTCCTTTTTGGCCGATGCAGGAGTCCTTCCAGGCTATCCTGGGGACCAACCTGCGGATCGTGGCAGCCAG
This sequence is a window from Syntrophomonadaceae bacterium. Protein-coding genes within it:
- a CDS encoding queuosine precursor transporter, with translation MNSGDQAFLLLACSFTGLLVIANVLAVKPVPIGGAIVVPAAVIAYSLTFPITDAVTEIWGRKRANALVWSGLVASLLAAVLVQLAMYMPWAPFWPMQESFQAILGTNLRIVAASMAAYLVSQLHDVWAFSYWRQRTGGKHLWLRNNLSTMVSQMLDTVIFITLAFYGVWPELLPAILGQYLVKVVIAVADTPLVYLLVAWLRRLTGGSVERHQQRRLAKW